One Rhizobiales bacterium GAS188 DNA window includes the following coding sequences:
- a CDS encoding dihydropyrimidinase, with protein sequence MTEAYDIVIRGGRVATASDVFDADVAISGESIVAIGKGLAPGKRDIDARGKLVLPGGIDSHCHVEQLSANGKLNADSFESATISAAFGGTTTVIPFAAQHRGMQLKQVVADYHKLAERGAVIDYAFHMIIANPTRETLEEDIPALVAAGHSSLKVFMTYDRLKVEDEELLDVLAIARKSRAMVCVHAENHGVISWMVKRLLAHGHTAPKFHAASHARIAESEAINRLIEMAALIDQPIMIYHVSTAEGAAVIRAARGRGLKVFAETCPQYLFLTESDLDRPGVEGGKWMCSPPLRLAADQEALWRAIALSDIQTVSSDHAPYRLDAGGKYPLGEASTFKEIANGMPGVEARLPLLFDAMVAQGRLGLRKFVEITAAAPAQIYNLERKGSIAIGMDADIAIWDPERRVTIEDAAMHDQAGYTPYAGRKLRGSPVIVLSRGRVVVEDGVLRAAPGSGRFLARSGGEAAAPLHSGDTSDPGEALRALVL encoded by the coding sequence ATGACCGAAGCTTATGACATCGTCATTCGGGGCGGAAGGGTCGCGACCGCGAGCGATGTTTTCGACGCCGATGTCGCGATCTCGGGCGAGAGCATCGTGGCGATCGGCAAAGGGCTCGCGCCCGGCAAGCGCGACATCGATGCGCGCGGCAAGCTGGTGCTGCCTGGCGGCATCGACAGCCACTGCCATGTCGAACAGCTCTCGGCGAACGGCAAGCTCAACGCCGACAGTTTTGAGAGCGCCACCATCTCGGCCGCTTTCGGCGGCACGACGACGGTGATCCCCTTCGCGGCGCAGCATCGCGGCATGCAGCTGAAACAGGTGGTCGCCGATTACCACAAGCTCGCCGAGCGCGGCGCCGTCATCGACTACGCCTTCCATATGATCATCGCCAATCCGACGCGCGAGACGCTGGAAGAGGATATTCCGGCGCTCGTCGCGGCCGGCCATTCCTCGCTGAAGGTTTTCATGACCTATGACCGCCTCAAGGTCGAGGACGAGGAATTGCTCGACGTGCTGGCCATCGCACGCAAGAGCCGCGCCATGGTCTGCGTGCATGCCGAGAATCACGGGGTGATCTCATGGATGGTCAAGCGCCTGCTGGCGCATGGCCATACGGCGCCGAAATTCCACGCGGCGAGCCATGCGCGCATCGCCGAATCCGAGGCGATCAACCGCCTGATCGAGATGGCGGCGCTGATCGACCAGCCGATCATGATCTATCATGTCTCGACGGCCGAAGGCGCAGCCGTGATCCGCGCGGCCCGCGGGCGCGGCCTCAAAGTGTTCGCCGAGACCTGCCCGCAATATCTGTTCCTGACCGAGAGCGATCTCGACCGGCCAGGCGTCGAGGGCGGAAAATGGATGTGCAGCCCGCCCTTGCGCCTCGCCGCTGACCAGGAAGCCTTGTGGCGCGCCATCGCCCTGTCCGACATCCAGACCGTCTCTTCCGACCACGCCCCCTACCGCCTCGATGCCGGCGGCAAATACCCTTTGGGCGAAGCCTCGACCTTCAAGGAGATCGCCAACGGCATGCCGGGCGTCGAGGCGCGCCTGCCTCTGCTCTTCGACGCCATGGTGGCGCAGGGACGGTTGGGCTTGCGCAAATTCGTCGAGATCACAGCCGCGGCCCCGGCCCAGATCTACAATCTCGAGCGCAAGGGCTCGATCGCCATCGGCATGGACGCCGACATCGCCATCTGGGACCCTGAACGCCGCGTCACCATCGAAGATGCGGCGATGCACGACCAGGCGGGATATACGCCCTATGCCGGGCGCAAGCTGCGCGGCTCACCGGTGATCGTGTTGTCGCGCGGGCGGGTGGTGGTCGAAGACGGAGTGCTGCGCGCGGCCCCAGGTTCGGGCCGCTTCCTGGCGCGCAGCGGCGGCGAGGCGGCCGCGCCCTTGCATAGCGGCGACACCAGCGATCCTGGCGAGGCCCTGCGCGCGCTGGTGCTGTGA
- a CDS encoding diguanylate cyclase (GGDEF) domain-containing protein: MTRSKPKCGPALNKQSDRGFAIKLMEHLVVPTFVLSPDCRVLIWNRACERLTGIPAAEVVGTSEHWRGFYDAPRPCLADLVALGRVREVDQLYAQHGATDAIHHGLSAENWCVMPQLGTSLYLAIDAGPIYDDAGRLIAVVETLRDMTAQKEAQVALQALASRDGLTGLANRRSFDENLDQEWRRAAREAHPLSLLMIDIDFFKRYNDAYGHQQGDECLKGVAHILSTEMLRASDHAARYGGEEFAVVLPNTTLEGARRVAEHLRQVLAENHLAHVDSPIADHVTISVGVATAEPPLGENQSSLMAAADAALYRAKMLGRDRVVIGRDRSVAAAANCKSLKRSA, translated from the coding sequence ATGACCAGATCGAAGCCAAAATGCGGCCCGGCGTTGAACAAGCAGTCGGATCGCGGATTCGCCATCAAGCTCATGGAGCATTTGGTGGTGCCCACTTTCGTGTTGAGCCCCGATTGCCGCGTCCTGATCTGGAACCGCGCCTGTGAGCGCCTCACCGGCATTCCGGCAGCGGAAGTGGTCGGCACTTCGGAGCATTGGCGCGGCTTCTATGATGCGCCGCGTCCTTGCCTCGCCGATCTGGTGGCGCTCGGCCGCGTGCGCGAGGTGGATCAGCTCTATGCCCAGCATGGCGCGACCGACGCGATCCATCACGGGCTGTCGGCCGAGAATTGGTGCGTCATGCCGCAACTCGGCACCAGCCTCTATCTCGCCATCGATGCAGGGCCGATCTATGACGATGCCGGGCGCCTGATCGCGGTCGTCGAGACGCTGCGCGACATGACGGCGCAGAAGGAAGCGCAGGTGGCGCTGCAGGCGCTGGCCTCGCGCGACGGGCTGACCGGGCTCGCGAACCGCCGCAGCTTCGACGAGAATCTCGACCAGGAATGGCGCCGCGCCGCGCGCGAGGCCCATCCCCTGTCGCTGCTCATGATCGATATCGACTTCTTCAAGCGCTACAACGACGCCTACGGCCATCAGCAGGGCGATGAATGCCTCAAGGGGGTCGCCCATATCCTGTCGACTGAGATGCTGCGGGCGAGCGACCATGCGGCCCGCTATGGCGGCGAGGAATTCGCCGTGGTCCTGCCGAACACGACGCTCGAAGGCGCGAGGCGCGTCGCCGAACACCTGCGGCAGGTCCTGGCGGAAAACCACCTCGCCCATGTCGATTCGCCGATCGCCGATCATGTCACCATCAGCGTCGGTGTCGCGACCGCCGAGCCGCCTCTCGGCGAGAACCAGTCGAGCCTGATGGCGGCGGCCGATGCGGCGCTCTATCGGGCGAAGATGCTGGGCCGCGACCGCGTGGTCATCGGCCGCGACCGCTCAGTTGCGGCGGCGGCCAATTGCAAGTCGCTCAAGCGGAGCGCCTGA